The DNA window CGAGCGAGTGAGGGAATAGTCGCGCGCGATTCTCCGCTCCGAGGCCTGCTCGTTGACACCATTCGCAGTTCTGCGTACGCTACAGCTCCACAGGGGGTTCGCAAAGCGCCCGGTGATACGGGAACTTGCCGCAGAGAGCGAGGCCGACACCATAATTGCCGGCGGGAAACGATCGTGGCACCGTTCCACATCACCCACGGATGAGTATCACGGTGACGTCATGAGCCACGCCGAGTCTTGGAACTGCACTGTGCCAGCCGCACCGGATACAGTGGGCCATCACCATCTGAAACAGTCGGCTGCATGTCTATGAGCACCCCCGTCCTGCTTCTCCTGCTGAGTCTGCTGAGCGCGACCCTTCTCTGTCTCGGCTATCTGATCTACAAAGTCCGCCGCCTGGCGCGGCTCGTCCTGCGCGAGGTGCAGGAGGATCTGCCTCGCTTCGTGAAAGGCGAGATCGAAAATTGTTACCAACAGGCTGAAGCGCTGGCCGCAGTCTTAACCGAGCTTCGGCTTCGGGCCAGTCTGCCGCCGACTCGCAATTGGGCCGCCTCGCCGGACCTCCTGCGCGAGCTCATGCGTCATGTTTCCCGTCACCGACCGCAGACCATTGTGGAATGCGGGAGCGGCGTCTCCACCATCGTCCTCGCCCGTTGCCTCGAGATCGTAGGCACAGGCCATGTCTACAGTCTCGAGCATCTTCCCGATCAAGCGGACAAAACCAGGGAAGAACTTAAGCGGCAGGGCCTCGGGGCCTGGGCGACGGTGCTGACCGCTCCGCTCTGTCTCCATCGCATCGCGGACGAGGAATTTCACTGGTATGGGATGGATGGATTGCCGGTCCCCACTTTCGACATGTTGGTGATCGACGGTCCTCCCGCGACCACTGGTCCGCTGGCGCGCTATCCTGCCGGGCCGTTGTTGTTCTGCCGGCTCGCGCCACAAGCGGCTGTCTTTCTCGATGACAGCAACCGGGACCAAGAACAAGCGATCCTGAGCCGCTGGAGGAAGGAGTTTCCCCGCCTTCACCAAGACAGTCGTCCCTGCGAGAAGGGCTGCGCCGTCCTGTGGAGCAAGGGGGACGCATAGCGCGCCGGCTCCTCGCTCCTTGGCAGCCTGAGCCATTCTCCGAATCACGCCCTCAGACTCTGACTCTGTTCCCCGCGTTGGTGCAGGTCCGGAGTGATGGACCAAGCCAATAGCACCGGTGACAATGCGCGGGTTTGTTCGCCTGTCCTCCGACGACCCATCGGACTCCGTCCATGGCAGCCGGCCACACGTATACCGTCACCGAGCTGTTGGACGTGAACGAGAGCCAAGATGTCGATGACCCTGCGGAAAGCCGGAGCTACATCGTGAGGGATCGCGAGTCCGGCCAGGCCATCATCAGCATGGGGAACTAGCAAAACAGGCCGTCACCGCTCCCATGCGGATGCGGCGTGAGGATCGCTCGTGACGGACCGCCGCTTACGCAGCAATGGAGAGAGGACTGTTGCATGCCGCACGTGTTGATCATTCATGAAGTCGAAGCCTACCCGGCATGGAAAGTCATATTCGACCAGGCGGCCGACGTTCGAAGACGCGCCGGCGAAATCAGGTACCAACTCCTGCGTCATGACCACGACGCCAATACGATCGTGCATTTCTCTGAGTGGTCTTCGTTGGAGAATGCCCGCCGCTTCTTCGAGTCGCCGGAGTTGGTGGAAATCAGGCGGCAGGCCGGCGTCAAAGCCCCGGACTTTCTCTATCTCCAGGAGATCGAGCGAGGAGTCTTGTACCCGCACGACCGGACGGGAAGGAGGCGCGAGGTGCTCGAACTCAGACCGACCTGTGAGCAGTGCAACCGACCGTTACCGCCTGATTCGACGGACGCGCGCATCTGCTCGTACGAATGCACGTTTTGCGCTGCCTGCGTGGAATCGATCCGACACAACGTCTGCCCGAACTGTGGCGGCGGGTTCGTACCCCGACCCGTCAGGCCATCGACCAATTGGAAGGGCAATAACTGTCTCGCCCATGATCCAGCCGGCACCGCCGTCACACATCGCCCAGTCGATCCCCGCACTCACGACCTCTTCGCCGCCCGCCTGAAGGCTATTCCACCGGAAAAGCGGTAACGCCTCGACCCGGATCGGACCCCTTGGTGCTTGGTGGAGCCGGCCATGGAACGAGAAGACGGTTACGCCCTCCCCGCGACTGCCGGCTTGCGGGGATCGATCTTCACGCCGGTCATCGTCCCTTCCACACTCGCAACATAGGCCCGGGCAACGGCTTCAGCCGGCATGCCCTGCGCCGGATCCATCTTGAGCCTGATCAAGGTAGCCGTCACCCAGGGCGGACTCACGACGTTGACACGGAGCCCCCGGGGCAGTTCCAGCGCCGCCGCACGCACGAAACCTTCCAGTCCGGCATTCACCATGCTGATGGAGGCACTGCCCTTCATCGGCTCTTGGCCAAGGACGCCGCTGGTCAGGGTAAAGGACCCGCCATCGTTGATGAACTGCCGCCCGATCCGTACCAGATTGACCTGCCCCATCAGTTTATTGCCGAGCCCCACTTGAAAATCCGCATCCTTCAGATCGTCCAAACTCCCGAACTTCGCGACCCCCGCCGTGCTCACGACCGCATCAAAGACGCCGACACTGCGAAACATTTGGGTGATCGAGTCTGCCGACGCCAAATCCACTCGCAAGGCGCCGGCCTTATGCCCTACCGCGACTACCTCATGCTTGGCCGACAAGGCCGCCGCCACCGCTGATCCGATCGTGCCCGTTGCCCCGACAAGTATCACTCGCATGCCTGTCCTCCTCCGCTGTTCATGGCCGAATAGATTTCGTCATTCACGTGTTGCGCAGAGTATTCGGGGAGCAACGCCTGATGCAAGCAGCAACACGCTGAGGGAATGATCCAGGAACAGCATCATTCTCTACTGCGCCAGCGCCCTGCTAACGTTGTGACGCTCGAGACGCTCGCGCTGGTGTCGAGGCCGCATGGGTTGATCGTTGACATCTCCACCCAAGGCGCGTCCGACACATCGTCGGCCGGGCTGACCGTTCCCGCCACCCACTCACAGAGAACGGCAATCAGCACGTAACGGAATCGCAGCGATCCCCGCTCATCGTGGTTCAGCACGTCGAGTGCGGTCAAGACGTCGAGCGGGCGAACCTGGAGGCCCGTCTCCTCTTCGACTTCCCGTACCGCCGCGGCATGGATCGTTTCACCCCGTTTGATCTTGCCGTCGGGAAATCCCCACTTGCCGGTATCCGGTGGATTGGATCGTCTGACCGACAGCACCTGTCCGTTCCGGACCACCACCCCGATGACGGCCGGCTTGGGAACTACAGTCGCGTCAGTCATGCGCGCTCCCCTCTTCAAAAAGCCGATGCTGCCACAAGATCACGTCCATGCTCCACTGGGAAACACCGACATCGGTGAAGCAGCCTGTCGATGCCACGGCAAGCGACAGAATGGATTCATTCCGCCGTCACTTCTGAAACAGCCGAGTAAGTCTGTATCCTTTTCTCTTGCGTCTTGTATCCACTTGGATATTGCCCGTATTTGATGGGGCCGTGCGTCGACTCCTCATCCGCCTGCAACTGTTCGTGTTCATTACCGGTCGTTCGACGGTGCATTTCTTGCGAGCGTGTCGTCGGTGGTAGCGGCGTCGCATCCTGTTCTGCGCCTGTGTCGCAGCGTTGGAACAGGTTAAGCGACGAGTGACGGCAATCACCCAAGCGGAGGAGGAATCGGACATGGCACTGACATTTCGTGAGTTGCGCGAAGCGGTTGAACATGAATCCTTGCCCTGGCAACCGCTGGCGAACCGGTCCGACGCCGACATAGTGGCCCCGAAAAGTCTCGGCGGCGACACGAAGGGATTGCAGAAGGCGGAAGCCGTTCCGAGCATCGACTTCAAAGAGACGCTCGGTATCGGCACCAATCCGCATCTGGCGATTCGTCGGCTCGAACGTGGGTTCGTCAGGCGGGAGGCACTCGAGGATCGGTTCAGAAAAAGTGAACTACTGAGGCTCGGGTACGGCGATCTCGTGGAATCGCTGGAACGTGGGGCACCGCCCGCAGGCGGCGCGGCCGCATCGGTCGATTGGCGCAATCGCTGGGGAACCAACTTCATTACGACGGTGCGCGACCAAAATCCCTGTAACGCTTGTTGGGCCTTTGCCGGTGTCGCCTTGGTCGAGTCGATGGTTCGCATCGAGGACTCGCTCTGGACGAGGCTCTCGGAAGGCGATGTCCATCGCGGCATCGGCGCACAATGCGGTGACTATGGCAACATCGGCAACGTGTCCAATTTCTTCGCGAACAGCGGATTTGCTGACCCCGGTTGTTTTCCTTGGGCGACCACCACGCCGCCCTACACCCCGACTCCCGATCGCAACGGCAGAACAGTTCGAGGGCCAGCCTTTCAATGGGTCGGGACGGTGCAGGAAGCCAAGGATTGGATCGATACGGTCGGACCGTTGATCACCTGGCTGGAGGTTTACAACGACTTCTTCGGTTATGGCTCGGGCGTCTACCGCCGCAGCACCGCGCCGTCGAATACTCTGGCCGGAACGCATTTCATGTTGGTCATCGGCTATAGCGACGCGCTCCAGGCCTGGTTGTGCAAGAACTCCTGGGGAACCGATTGGGGTATGAGCGGATTCTGCTGGGTGGCCTATGGAGATTCTGGAATCGATCGCTATGCCAAGGCTGGGGTGCGGAACGTCAACCCCGACCCCTGGACCAAGCGCCGGCTCCACAACGGCAACTTGTACGAAAGCGGCAACGGCGCCATGAACCGAAACCTCGAGGTGATGGGCGCAGGCAAGGGACGAGTTCAGCACCGTTGGCGTGAGGGTGGCCCACCTTGGACCTGGGGCGTGGGGAAAAGCTTCGGCACCGACGCGGCGGTCTGCCCCACCTTCACCGGAACGACGTTCAACCGAAACATGGAGTTGGTGTATTTGACGACGGCCAGTCGGCTCCATCACTGGTGGGGCCCAGGCGGAGGCACGGGGCCGTGGAACGACGGCGGAGTCTTCGGTCCGACGGACTGCCGTGGCATTCCCGGTTTTATCCAGGGAGACTACGGGGCACCAGGGAACTTCGAGGTGGTGGTCCTGGTCGGCGGTGGGCAACTCCAGCACGTGTGGCGTGATGGAGCAGGCTGGCACAACGGCGTGAAGTTCGGAACCGGCCTCGCCTACTCCGGAGCCACCTTGGTGCAAGGCACCTATGGGACGCCGCATGGCAACTTGGAGTGCGTCGCAGTCCGTTCTAACGGGACCATGCAACACTTTTGGCGCCACGAGCCGACTTTGACCTGGAACACCGGCATTGTCTTCGGCGCAGGGGTAGCCACCTCGCCGGTGATGATCCAGGGCCAATACGGCATGCTTAATGAGTCCGGCCCACATGGGAACTTCGAGTTGTGCGTCGCGGTCGGCGGACAGGTGCAGCATTGGTGGCGATGGAACGGTGGGGATGCCCAGTGGCGCCACAGTGCGACGTTCGGGCATGATGTGGCGGCAGTCGCAGGGATGTGCGAGGGACAGTGGGGCATGAATTTGGAAGTCATCGTGCTGCGTCGCGACGGCCAACTCCAGCATTACTGGCGCGATGGTGCCGGATGGCATGAAGGCCCGGTGATCGGTCCTGCATGAGCACGGATCAAGCGATACAGGAAGACTTTCGTCCTGGGCTTCCGGATCGGCTCAACGTTCGAGTCGGGACGGAAGCCCGCTTCCCTCTGCCTTCACGCGCAGGGGCGGGATACCAATGGCAGGTGAACTATGTCGCGGGAGAGCCCGACGCTGCAACCCTCGCGATCGAAACAGGCCCCGCCCCAGAGCAAGGTGCCGTCCCTCAGAATCTGCCGGTGCCCATGCAACTGGTCGTGACCGGGCTGCGCGAAGGGACCGCCCGGTGGAGGATCAGGCTCGTCCGTCCATGGATGCCCGAAAGTCCGCTGGTGGATCAGGAACTGCAGGTGCTTGTGAAGTAGAGTGGAATCAAATGGCTCGTTGCCGGGTCGTGCCTAACGCGCTTCACCCAACGCGGCACCGACCCTTCCTCCCGCATGCTCGTGTGATGGGCATTCAAGATCACCTCGCACATCGAAATATGTAGACGCGAAGGGGTAAACCTCCAACGTGGAATGAATCCGGTCTTGGCGGATGCCATTCCGTGATTCTCATGTCGATGCGATCAAATGCACCCTAGAGAGATCGTCTCGAGGACGGCGGCACTCGTCAACGCCACCACGGGATTTTGCCCCCTTCCTTTCTGTACGGCCTGCTGTTTGGAAAGGCCGGCACCTGCGGCATCCGGTAGACTTCGCGAATCTCTGAAGCACCGTTCGGCACCGAGGACCCGACAAGCCTCGGAGCAAGGCGATGATCGACCAGCCAAGATCTCACTATGCATCGCAGGCGTACGACCACTCCCTCTTGAACCATCTTGCGACTCCGCGCGGACGCGTCCGGAGCGTTTCTTGCGCCGGCCATGCTCCCCCATAGACGAACCGTTCCTGGAAGCGTAGGATACCGCTCGATTCCGCTACATAGATCCTGCCGAGGACCGAAAGGAGACGCTCATGATGAATCGTGGACGCATGCTGGCCGCTGCTGTGGTCGTAACGGTTGTCGGCACCCTACCGGTGGCCATGGCGCCATGGGCACCCGATTCCGCAATGGCCGACTCCTTCAATCTGAAGCCGGGAGCATGGGAGATCACGACGCTCGTCGAGCGGTCCGGGCCGCCGGTAGCGCCGGACATCCTCTCGAAGCTACCGCCGGAGCAGCGGGCAAGGATGGAGCAGGCTGCCAAGGCGCGGGCGGGCAACTCGAAGACTCTCGTGTCGAAGGAATGCATTACGAAAGAAGAGCTGGATCAAGACCGGCTCTTCGCCGGTGCCGACGACGGAGACGGGGCTCCCTGTCCCACGAAGGTGATCACCAGGTCCTCGAACAAACTGGAGATCGAGCGATCCTGCCCTGCGCCCGCGGAATCCGTCTCACATCTCCTGCTGCAAGCTCCCTCGCCGGACAGCCTCATCGGGAGGTTCGACACTACCAGGCGCGGACAAAAGGTCCACTCGGAGATGAAGGGCCGCTGGCTCGGCGCCAGTTGCGCCGGCATTGAATGAGGATGCGTACCAGCCGTCCTATTCGATCACGCTGAACTCGTAGCGGGAACCGGTCAGCGCCGTCAGCAACTCCGACGCGTGGTCGCGACCGCGCGTTTCCATGGTCACATCCAGCGCCGCTTCGTTCAATCCGACGCCATAGTGCGCCCGGTTGTAGGACGTCTCCACGATGTTGGCGCGAGCCTTGGCGATCACCGAGGTCAACCCCTCGAGCGAGCCGGGATAATCCGGCAGCCGCACACGCAGCCGCAGGCGCCTACCGTCCCGCACCATGCCTCGCTCGATGATTCGGGCCAGCAGGTTCACATCCAGGTTTCCGCCGGACACAAGCACCGCAATGTTTTTCCCGCGATGGCCCGTCTTGGCTTGCTGCAATGCCGCCAGCGCGACCGCGCCGGCTCCCTCCGCGACGGTCTTTTCCCCCTCGAGCAACGTGAGGATCGCCGCCGCGATTTCGTCTTCGTCCACCGTGACGATCTGGTCGACATACCGTTGGACCAGCGGCAAGGTGCGGGACCCGGCTTGGCGCACGGCGATGCCATCCGCCAAGGTCGGACCGGCCGGCAGCTCAACCGGATGACCGTTGCGAAGCGCGGCGCTCATCGAAGGTAACCTGGCGGTTTGCACCCCCACGATCTCCACCGCCGACCGCTGTTCCTTGACGGCGCAGCCGACACCGCCGATCAAACCGCCTCCCCCGACCGGGACCACGATCACGTCCAGGGACTGGTTCTGTCTGAGGAGTTCCAGGCCGAGCGTACCCTGGCCCGCGATCACCTCGTCGTCATCGAAGGGATGGATGAAGGTAGCGTGCCTCTCACGGCTTCGTTCCATCGCCGCCCGGCAAGCCTCATCGTAGTTGTCGCCGTGAAGCACCACGTCGGCGCCATGCGCGCGCGTGGCGGACCACTTCACCAGCGGCGTAGACCGTGGCATCCAAATCTGAACCGGAATGCCCCGCTGAGCCGCATGGTAGGCCACGCCCTGCGCATGGTTGCCCGCCGAAGCCGCGATCACCCCTCGCTGCCGTTCCTCGTCCGTCATTAATAGGATGCGGTTGAGAGCGCCCCGCTCCTTGAAGGACCCGGTCATTTGCAGGTTTTCTAGCTTGAGGAAAATGTTGTTGCCGGTGAGTCTGGACAGGGTCCGGGAATGCACCAACGGAGATTCGTAGAGCGAAGGTCCGATGCGTGTGGCCGCGGCCTCGATCGACTGCCAAGTCACCATGCCCAGGTCCCCTTTCATACTACGGACAACAAAAAGCCCCTGACGAAATCTTTTCCGCCAGGGGCCTCTGCTGAGTGGATACGACGTGCGCTCTGCAGACAGGCTCAGGCGGAGCCGGCGATCATCATCGCCGCCGCCATGCTGATGCCGATGCCCTGCAGTTGCATATTCAACACGATGATCTCGAGTCCTGATTCGCTGTTCGAGCAAGGAGCTTATACCAGAGTCGTCAAACGGATCAAGCACTCCCCTTACTTTGAGAGCACGACGTGCGTGGCGTGAGGGCTCGTCACATGCTCCGTGCATTCGTAGCCCAGCCGAACCACGTCCAAGTCGGCGAAGACTGATTCGCCGGTCCCCAGCAACACCGGCGCGATGGCGAGGTGCAGTTGATCTACCAGGCCGGCCTT is part of the Nitrospiraceae bacterium genome and encodes:
- a CDS encoding class I SAM-dependent methyltransferase, with the translated sequence MSTPVLLLLLSLLSATLLCLGYLIYKVRRLARLVLREVQEDLPRFVKGEIENCYQQAEALAAVLTELRLRASLPPTRNWAASPDLLRELMRHVSRHRPQTIVECGSGVSTIVLARCLEIVGTGHVYSLEHLPDQADKTREELKRQGLGAWATVLTAPLCLHRIADEEFHWYGMDGLPVPTFDMLVIDGPPATTGPLARYPAGPLLFCRLAPQAAVFLDDSNRDQEQAILSRWRKEFPRLHQDSRPCEKGCAVLWSKGDA
- a CDS encoding DUF1272 domain-containing protein codes for the protein MLELRPTCEQCNRPLPPDSTDARICSYECTFCAACVESIRHNVCPNCGGGFVPRPVRPSTNWKGNNCLAHDPAGTAVTHRPVDPRTHDLFAARLKAIPPEKR
- a CDS encoding short chain dehydrogenase encodes the protein MRVILVGATGTIGSAVAAALSAKHEVVAVGHKAGALRVDLASADSITQMFRSVGVFDAVVSTAGVAKFGSLDDLKDADFQVGLGNKLMGQVNLVRIGRQFINDGGSFTLTSGVLGQEPMKGSASISMVNAGLEGFVRAAALELPRGLRVNVVSPPWVTATLIRLKMDPAQGMPAEAVARAYVASVEGTMTGVKIDPRKPAVAGRA
- a CDS encoding NUDIX hydrolase, which gives rise to MTDATVVPKPAVIGVVVRNGQVLSVRRSNPPDTGKWGFPDGKIKRGETIHAAAVREVEEETGLQVRPLDVLTALDVLNHDERGSLRFRYVLIAVLCEWVAGTVSPADDVSDAPWVEMSTINPCGLDTSASVSSVTTLAGRWRSRE
- a CDS encoding DUF3617 domain-containing protein encodes the protein MMNRGRMLAAAVVVTVVGTLPVAMAPWAPDSAMADSFNLKPGAWEITTLVERSGPPVAPDILSKLPPEQRARMEQAAKARAGNSKTLVSKECITKEELDQDRLFAGADDGDGAPCPTKVITRSSNKLEIERSCPAPAESVSHLLLQAPSPDSLIGRFDTTRRGQKVHSEMKGRWLGASCAGIE
- a CDS encoding threonine ammonia-lyase; translated protein: MVTWQSIEAAATRIGPSLYESPLVHSRTLSRLTGNNIFLKLENLQMTGSFKERGALNRILLMTDEERQRGVIAASAGNHAQGVAYHAAQRGIPVQIWMPRSTPLVKWSATRAHGADVVLHGDNYDEACRAAMERSRERHATFIHPFDDDEVIAGQGTLGLELLRQNQSLDVIVVPVGGGGLIGGVGCAVKEQRSAVEIVGVQTARLPSMSAALRNGHPVELPAGPTLADGIAVRQAGSRTLPLVQRYVDQIVTVDEDEIAAAILTLLEGEKTVAEGAGAVALAALQQAKTGHRGKNIAVLVSGGNLDVNLLARIIERGMVRDGRRLRLRVRLPDYPGSLEGLTSVIAKARANIVETSYNRAHYGVGLNEAALDVTMETRGRDHASELLTALTGSRYEFSVIE